AACAAATGCTCCACTCCCAAATTTTCGAGCGGTTCAAACATTTTTTCGGCTAGTTCTGGACCACTGATATTAGCATATCCAGGATAATTTTCAATATCTGAGGTATTGTTCATTTGTCCGCCTGGAATGCCACGTTCCAAAAGAGCCACTTTAAGATTACTTCTAGCAGCATAAAGCGCAGCTGTCATGCCTGCTGGTCCAGCTCCAATAATAATTGTGTCGTACATAAATTTACTTCCTTTATTGTAATCACTGTTATTCTAACGTTATTAAGCTCTTTTTTCAAACATTATGCTCTGAAGATAAGCAGAATCCCCATCATTGCAAAGGATAAAATCGGAATCGTCATCACTGCAATCAATAGCATATCATACAGATGAGCTTGTCGATCTTTGATTGTTTTATCAACACGCCGAACAGCACGAAGCCCAATCCATAATCCTAGAAAACTCCCTACCAATAGTGCCGTAATCAACAAACTCTCTAAATAGAGTAAAAAAACTCGAGACAGCATAGTCACTCCTCTATTCCCTAATTTTTGTTAAAGGCATTCAAAACAAATGCCGCAAACTTGAAAATAAACCCAGCTAGCAAGGCCAACTGGGCTTCTTTTTCTATTATATCAAATATATGTCTGT
This Streptococcus anginosus DNA region includes the following protein-coding sequences:
- a CDS encoding DUF4059 family protein yields the protein MLSRVFLLYLESLLITALLVGSFLGLWIGLRAVRRVDKTIKDRQAHLYDMLLIAVMTIPILSFAMMGILLIFRA